A single genomic interval of Anopheles marshallii chromosome 2, idAnoMarsDA_429_01, whole genome shotgun sequence harbors:
- the LOC128708139 gene encoding adhesion G protein-coupled receptor L1-like — protein METLYTGHIHGFPPSANISYGSLSTAWGSQGGLIALGVVLGSSVSLVGLAFAFITYSLFSDLKSLAGTTLLSLLASLFMSQLIFVIGVGGVQDSELCLSLSLALLFMKLASLCWLCCCCHHALVLFRTNTNLHSYRESTMGKTLVSYSLVSWGYPLIMLGVAAAFKYKERELKFNGYSHIQVIAQIVQELNGENHCWLMEGSAYFWGFLMPAIVLLFTGFYLACQGEGAIKIAAALQVDSRAKNKLIKKRGLQIGLFFKILVVLSSVVALGAIASIWNVMELWSIYSIAQGVQGLVVALLVSCNCKVLKLYSAPKTHKSRRGTYRNLKDGDGGKYGILSVSNPNYEEIVHIGSMPEDSPSSLTKMSYKEGCFVDRIDSTAPTALDYAFNGELSTSLSIDEVSKTPLPVSV, from the exons ATGGAAACGTTGTACACTGGACACATCCATGGATTTCCTCCCTCGGCAAACATATCATACGGATCGTTAAGCACAGCATGGGGCTCACAGGGAGGTCTAATTGCTTTAGGAGTAGTTCTCGGCAGCTCCGTTAGCTTAGTCGGGCTTGCATTTGCGTTCATTACGTACAG CTTATTTTCAGATTTAAAATCGTTGGCAGGAACAACGCTTTTAAGCCTTCTAGCTTCACTGTTTATGAGCCAGTTAATCTTTGTTATAGGTGTAGGAGGAGTACAG GATTCCGAGCTATGTCTCTCACTTTCGTTGGCGTTACTGTTCATGAAGTTGGCATCACTCTGTTggttgtgttgctgctgtcatCATGCGCTCGTATTGTTTCGCACCAACACCAATCTTCACTCGTATCGCGAATCAACCATGGGTAAAACGTTGGTTAGCTACAG TCTTGTATCTTGGGGATATCCATTGATAATGCTCGGCGTTGCAGCTGCCTTCAAGTATAAGGAACGCGAGCTCAAGTTTAACGGCTACTCACACATACAAGTGATTGCACAAATAGTGCAAGAACTGAATGGTGAAAATCATTGTTG GCTAATGGAAGGATCGGCATACTTCTGGGGCTTTCTAATGCCAGCGATTGTGTTACTTTTTACCGGTTTTTATCTTGCCTGTCAGGGAGAAGGAGCTATCAAAATTGCCGCCGCCCTTCAGGTTGATTCCAGAGCTAAAAACAAGTTAATAAAAAAGCGTGGTTTGCAAATTGGATTATTTTTCAAG ATTTTGGTCGTGTTATCGTCTGTTGTAGCGCTTGGTGCCATTGCTTCCATTTGGAACGTAATGGAGCTTTGGTCGATATACAGCATTGCTCAGGGAGTACAG GGTCTCGTGGTAGCATTACTAGTGTCTTGTAACTGTAAAGTTTTGAAGCTCTATTCAGCACCTAAAACTCACAAGTCTCGCCGGGGCACGTACCGCAACCTCAAGGACGGTGATGGTGGCAAATACGGTATCCTTTCCGTGTCCAACCCTAACTACGAAGAAATAGTACATATCGGCAGCATGCCCGAGGACAGTCCATCGAGCCTTACCAAGATGTCCTACAAGGAAGGTTGCTTCGTCGATCGCATCGATAGCACAGCACCGACAGCGCTGGATTACGCTTTCAATGGTGAATTGTCTACTTCGCTCTCGATTGACGAGGTGTCGAAAACTCCTTTGCCTGTATCAGTATAG